The following proteins come from a genomic window of Populus alba chromosome 12, ASM523922v2, whole genome shotgun sequence:
- the LOC118046701 gene encoding cytochrome b5 codes for MASSKVYLFDEISKHNKTKDCWLIISGKVYDVTSFMDDHPGGDEVLLSSTGKDATNDFEDVGHSDDAREMMEKYVIGEVDVTTVPTKRLYVAPGLGGTNPKDDKPGFLIKILQLLVPLLILGLALAVRTYTKKE; via the exons ATGGCTTCTTCAAAGGTTTACTTATTTGATGAGATTTCCAAGCACAACAAAACCAAGGATTGCTGGCTTATTATCTCTGGCAAG GTGTATGATGTCACCTCGTTCATGGATGATCACCCCGGAGGCGATGAGGTTTTGCTGTCATCAACAG GGAAAGATGCAACAAACGATTTTGAAGATGTGGGTCACAGCGATGATGCTAGAGAGATGATGGAAAAGTATGTCATTGGTGAGGTAGATGTAACAACAGTCCCAACAAAACGCCTCTATGTAGCACCAGGTTTGGGAGGAACAAACCCTAAAGACGATAAGCCTGGGTTTCTGATTAAGATCTTGCAGCTACTCGTGCCCCTCCTGATCTTGGGCTTGGCTCTTGCTGTCCGAACCTACACCAAGAAAGAGTAG